The Brassica napus cultivar Da-Ae chromosome C7, Da-Ae, whole genome shotgun sequence genome has a segment encoding these proteins:
- the LOC125589746 gene encoding uncharacterized protein LOC125589746, with amino-acid sequence MNGFEDWELRNEEGFVFKRVKRSRISDSGEASKPVEQELDPAVEERNRRMRKTRTLVKLKRKYQREMEQWDILSNSFSAMQEKAARFQAEEREERLNASETTSSRDSEHGGEEDAPKTASSMLDELLSMAEAQEAIVNDVSNLCEVAENICRVEHEEEESLFDLAVWSSPRSLMASLCAD; translated from the exons ATGAACGGATTCGAAGATTGGGAGCTTCGCAACGAGGAAGGCTTCGTTTTCAAGCGAGTGAAGCGAAGCCGTATCTCCGACTCCGGAGAAGCATCCAAACCTGTGGAACAGGAGTTGGATCCGGCGGTGGAGGAGAGAAATCGAAGGATGCGGAAGACGAGAACACTGGTGAAGCTCAAAAGAAAGTACCAGAGAGAGATGGAGCAGTGGGACATTTTGTCGAACAGCTTTAGTGCTATGCAAGAGAAGGCTGCTCGATTTCAAGCGGAGGAGCGGGAAGAGAGGTTAAACGCGAGCGAAACGACGTCGTCTCGAGATTCAGAGCATGGCGGAGAAGAAGATGCTCCAAAGACGGCGTCGTCTATGCTCGACGAGCTTCTTTCTATG GCAGAAGCACAAGAAGCGATCGTCAACGATGTCTCAAATCTCTGCGAAGTCGCAGAAAACATATGTAGAGTCGAACATGAAGAAGAGGAGTCGTTGTTTGATCTTGCCGTTTGGAGCTCACCAAGGAGTCTCATGGCGTCTCTTTGTGCTGATTAA
- the LOC125589744 gene encoding cytochrome P450 709B3-like — translation MEFQSTINLLALVLLPFVVPKIWEACWIFLLRPWMITRRFKKQGISGPKYRFIYGNLKEIKKMKKEAKGWVLDPNSNDIFPRVFPHYHQWMSQYGETFLYWNGTKPTLFISDLELGKQILSSKLGFAVIAKTRPEVLMLFGKGLSFIEGDDWVRHRRILNPAFSMDRLKVMTKEMVNCTLRMLEEWRIQKNGEEVVLRMEINKDFHRLISDIIATTAFGSSYEEGIELFRSQSELEEYFVASLTSVFISGTQYLPTPTNLQLWKLDKKVKDSIKRMIDARLKSSSNNYGDDLLGIMLKAATSEEPAKMMRMDEIIEECKAIYFSGQGNSAILLTWTMLLLSLHQDWQEKLREEVFNEWGKDTIPDSDTFTKLKLMNLVLMESLRLYGPVIKLVREATKDMKIGHLDIPKGTSIIIQSLKMHTDKAVWGEDAKQFNPLRFENGVSKAANHPNALLPFSVGPRTCIAQNFAMMETKTVLTMILQRFRISLSPEYKHTPVDKFNLYPQYGLPVMLQPLDTSAQP, via the exons ATGGAATTTCAGAGCACAATCAACCTCTTAGCACTCGTTCTTCTGCCCTTTGTTGTTCCCAAGATATGGGAAGCTTGTTGGATCTTTCTTTTGCGGCCATGGATGATAACAAGAAGATTCAAGAAACAAGGAATCTCAGGCCCAAAATACAGATTCATATACGGAAACCTCAAggagataaagaagatgaagaaagaagCTAAGGGTTGGGTTCTTGATCCCAACTCCAACGATATCTTCCCTCGTGTGTTTCCTCATTATCACCAATGGATGTCTCAATACG GAGAAACATTTCTGTATTGGAATGGAACAAAACCGACTCTATTCATCTCAGATCTTGAACTAGGGAAACAGATTTTGTCGAGCAAGTTAGGTTTCGCTGTTATAGCAAAGACAAGACCAGAGGTCCTCATGCTTTTTGGTAAAGGACTTTCTTTCATAGAAGGTGATGACTGGGTTCGCCATAGACGAATCTTGAACCCTGCTTTCTCAATGGACCGACTAAAG GTCATGACAAAAGAGATGGTGAATTGCACCTTGAGAATGCTGGAGGAGTGGAGAATACAGAAGAATGGTGAAGAAGTGGTGCTGAGGATGGAGATTAACAAAGACTTTCATAGATTGATCTCTGATATTATTGCGACCACTGCGTTTGGAAGCAGTTATGAGGAAGGGATTGAGTTGTTTAGATCACAGTCAGAGCTTGAGGAATATTTTGTTGCTTCTCTCACAAGCGTCTTCATCTCAGGAACACA ATACCTTCCTACACCAACCAACCTTCAACTATGGAAGCTTGATAAGAAAGTGAAGGACTCAATCAAAAGAATGATAGATGCAAGGCTAAAATCAAGTTCTAATAACTATGGAGACGATCTTCTAGGGATCATGTTGAAAGCTGCAACATCTGAGGAGCCTGCGAAAATGATGAGGATGGATGAGATTATAGAGGAATGCAAGGCTATATATTTCTCAGGTCAAGGAAATAGTGCGATTCTATTGACATGGACTATGTTGTTGCTGAGCTTGCACCAAGATTGGCAAGAGAAACTCAGAGAAGAGGTTTTCAATGAATGGGGTAAAGATACCATCCCAGATTCAGACACCTTCACCAAACTTAAACTG ATGAACCTGGTGTTGATGGAGTCGCTTCGTCTGTACGGACCCGTGATTAAACTGGTCCGAGAAGCAACAAAAGATATGAAGATAGGACATTTGGATATCCCCAAGGGCACGAGCATAATCATCCAATCCCTGAAGATGCACACCGACAAGGCCGTATGGGGAGAAGACGCCAAACAATTCAATCCTCTGCGGTTTGAAAACGGTGTTTCTAAAGCCGCCAATCACCCAAACGCACTTCTTCCGTTCTCAGTCGGACCAAGAACTTGCATTGCCCAAAACTTTGCCATGATGGAAACCAAGACCGTGCTCACTATGATCCTTCAACGGTTCCGGATTAGCCTCTCCCCTGAATATAAGCACACCCCGGTCGATAAATTCAACCTCTATCCGCAATACGGCCTACCCGTAATGCTTCAGCCTCTCGATACTAGTGCTCAACCGTGA